A segment of the Romboutsia sp. 13368 genome:
ATTACCAGATTTAATCGCTTTATAAACATCATGCTTTTGTCCTTCTGATAATTGACTATGAAATACACCAACTATATCTCCAAACCTATTTTTAAATCTAGTTATAGTTTGAGGCGTTAAGGCGATTTCAGGAACTAGTACTATACTATCTAATCCTTGTTTTAAAGCATAATCTATAATTTCCATATATACTTCAGTTTTTCCACTACCAGTTACACCATGTATCATATATGGTTTCTTATTTTCATCAAACATTTCTGATATAACTTTATCACATGCCATTTGTTGCTCTTTATTTAGATTTATTTCTTTTTGTTCTAATGTATAACTACTTTCTGGATTTCTATAGTAATCTTCTACATAAATTTTTATTAAGTTTTTATCTTGTAATGATAATATACTTTGCTTCGACGCCTTAAGTACAGACATTAAATTATTTAATTCAACTTTATTATTTTCCTTTAGAAAACTAATTATTTCTTTTTGTTTTGAACCTAAGCTTATTTTATTTGTTTTTATATACTCATCAATTTCACAAGAATCTAATAAAAGAGAAATATAGAACAAATTCTTTTCATTTTTATGATTCTTATACTCCCACTTTAACTGTATTAAATTTTTTTTACTCATTTTATCTAATATATAATTTATATTAGGTATTTTTTTTAATTTTTCAACTTTAAGGCTTCCTTTTGATTTTTCTATTTTTTGTATTATATCTCTTTGTATTTCATCTAAGTTTAGTATTAAATCTTCAAATTCATTTTGATCTAATTTTAATAATTCATCGCTTAAGCTTATAACCTTATAATTATTTAATTTATATCCTTTGGGATATATTAAGTTTATACAATCAATATACGTACATAAATATCTATTTTTCATCCAATTTACAAGTTCTAAATCTTCTAATTTAAAAATTGGATCTTCATCTAATATATCAACTACTTCTTTAACCTTTATGTTTTCCTCTAAAATATCACATATTTTAAATACAAAAGCCTCTGTAGGTTTATTTCCTTTACCAAATGGAACTAAAACTCTATGCCCAATACATATATGATTTTCTAAAAATTCTGGTATCTTATATGTAAATAAGTTATCAGTGTGGAAAGTATTACTTCTTACAATGACTTTCGCATATTTTTCCATATTTTAACCTCTATTTCAATTTATATATTAGTTAAATTATATCCTATTATGTAAAAATATAAGCATCTATTAATATAGATGCTTATACATTAAGTAACAATTTTATTTTATCTAAAATAACATTAGCTACTTCTTCTTTTTTCATTTTAGGATATTCTGTAATATTGCCTTCTTTATCTATTATTTTAACTATATTAGTATCAACACCAAAACCTGCACCTTCTTTAGTTAAATCATTAGCTACTATAAAGTCTAAATTTTTCTTTTTAATTTTAAGACTTGCATTTTCTATAAGGTCATTTGTTTCAGCTGCAAACCCTACTAATATTTTATCTTCTTTTATTTTTCCTATTTCTTGAGCTATATCTTTATTTCTATCTAATTCTATAAATAAATCATCTTTAGATTTCTTTATTTTTTTATTAGAGTAATGTTTAGGTTTATAATCAGCTACTGCTGCACTCTTTATAACTACATCATTTTCACTTAAGTTTTCTAAAACAGCTTCATACATTTCATTAGCAGATTCTATTTTAATTAATTTCTTAAGATTTTGTGGTGGAGTTAAATTTGTAGGCCCTGTTATAAGTGTAACATATGCTCCTCTTTCTATAGCTTCCTTAGCTATTGAGTAACCCATTTTTCCAGTAGACCTATTTGTTATGTATCTCATTGGGTCTATACTCTCAACAGTAGGTCCAGCAGTTACTACTATACTTTTACCTTTTAAATCTTGTTCTCTTGAAAGTAATTTAACAACTTCTTCAACTATAGTTTCTGGAGATGCTAATTTCCCTTTTCCTGTATCACCACAAGCAAGTCTTCCACTTTCTGGTTCAACAAAATTATATCCTAACTCTTTTAGTGTATTTATATTTCTTTGTACTATAGGATTTTCAAACATGTTAGTATTCATAGCAGGAGCTATTAATACCTTAGATTTTGTAGCCATAACTGTTGTAGTAAGCATATCGTCTGCTATTCCATTTGCTATTTTACCTATAACGTTCGCTGTAGCTGGTGATATTAAAAATAAATCAGCTCTCTTAGCTAAAGATATATGTTCTACATCCCAAGTTTTAGGATCTTCAAACATATCACAAACTACATAATTTTGGCTTAATGATTGAAATGATAATGGTGTTACAAATTCTGTTGCACTCTTTGTCATTATTACATTTACATTTATACCAAGTTTTCTTAGCCTACTAATAACATCTAAAGTCTTGTATACGGCTATACCACCACTTACTCCTATTACAACAGTTTTATCCTTTAGCATATAAATTACTCCTCTTCAGTAATATGTTCTTCTATCGTAACTTCTTCTTTTCTATCTATCTCTTCTTGAGTTAATATTCTGTAAGTTATTTTATCATCAGCAACTTCTTGAGTAGCTATAGTTACTGGTTTATTATTATCTCTATTTTTAGTTGTAACATAAGTTTCTGCACCGTCTATTATTTCTCTTGCTCTCTTTGCAACAGTTCCAACTAAATAGTATCTGTTGTCTATCTTATCTAATACTTCATTTATTGATGGTTTTAACATTTTATAGTTCCTCCTTAAATTTATCTATTATGTTGTTTTTGTATCTAGTAACTTTATTTTTTTCAGCAGATATTATTGCTTCTACATCATTAACTGATTTTTCTATCTCTTCATTAATTATAAAGTAATCATAATTAACTATTTGGTTTATCTCTTCAAAGGCACAGCTAAATCTCTTTTCTATTTCTTCTTGAGTTTCTGTTCCTCTGCCTACTATTCTACTCTTTAATTCTTCTAATGATGGTGGAAGTACAAATATAAATACTCCTTCAGGATAAACTTCTTTTATTTGTCTTGCTCCTTGCATTTCTATTTCTAGTATAACATCTTGCCCTTTTTCTAAGCATTCTATTATAGCTGATTTTGGAGTTCCATAGAAATTATCGTATATTTGAGCATACTCTAAAAATTCACCATTTTCTATCATCTTAGTAAATTCTTCTTTTTCTATAAAGAAGTAATTAACACCATGAACTTCTCCATTTCTTGGTTTTCTTGTTGTAGCTGACACTGATAATTTTATCTCATCATTTTTGTTTAATAAAGCTTTGCATATCGTACCTTTTCCAGCTCCTGATGGACCTGATACAACTAACAATAGACCTTTTCTATCAAGCATTAATATCTTCCTTTCTATTTTGTTATATAATTATGTCTTAARTATATATTAATAATTTATAATTATTCTATATTTTGTATTTGTTCTCTTATTTTTTCTAACTCACTTTTAATTTCTACAACTAAATTAGTTATATTTAAGTCAGAAGATTTTGAACCTATAGTATTTGTTTCTCTATTCATTTCTTGAATTAAGAAATCTATTTTTCTTCCTATAGATTCATTTTTTATAACAGTATTTTTTAATTGCTCTATATGACTTTTAAATCTTACTATTTCTTCAGTTATGCTGCTCTTATCAGCGTATATTGCTACCTCTTGAGCTAATCTATTTTCATCTATCATGCTAGGATCTTCTAACATATCACTAATTCTATTTTTTAACTTTTCTTTATAGTCAATAACAACATTATATGAGTATTTTTCAATCTCTTCAATATAATTTTTAAGAAGATCACATCTATTTTGTATATCCTCTGCTAACTTTTTACCTTCTTCACTTCTCATTTCTTTTAACTTAAGTAAAGCATTTTCTAAAGCTATTTTTAACATTGACCATAATTTATCTTCATCATCTTCTTTTTCTTCAGTTTTTATAACATCTGGAAACTTTGCAATATTCATTACACTTATGTCATCTACTAAATCAAACTTATCTTTTATTTGCTTTAATATAGATACATATTGAGTTGCTAACTCTTCATCAAATTTTAAGTTTACATCTTCACTCCCTAGTAAGTCAAGCTTTATATATAAATCTACTCTACCTCTTTTTACATAGTCTTTTATTAATATTCTTGCCTTATCTTCTAAAAATGATAATTTTCTTGGAAGACGAATATTTATATCTGCATACTTATGATTTATAGTCTTACATTCAACTATAAATTGATAGTTATCATCTTTATATTCTCCTCTTCCAAATCCTGTCATACTTATTGCCATTTACTATACCTCCAAAGTTCCTTCACATATTTTAACAGCAGGACCTGTCATATATACAAAATCTTCTATGTCTATTTTTACACATCCACCTTCAGACTTTGCATTTACACTTTTATTTACTTTTCCTAAATAATTACATATTATTGCAGATGCTGTCATTCCAGTTCCACATCCTAATGTATATCCACATCCTCTTTCCCATGTGTTAACTATAATGTTATTATTATCTTCTATTTTAACAAAATTTACATTAGTTCCTTTTGGGAAAATTTTATTTTTTTCTAATAAAGGCCCATATTTACATATTTCCTCTAAACTTATATCATCAACTAATATAACAGCATGAGGAACTCCCATAAGCATAGCGTTTACTTCAAAAATTCTATCTAATATCTCTATATTTTCACCTATAAATATTTTTTCATTAGATATAGCAGGAATATCTTCACACAAGAAACTTCCGTTTCCCATATTAACTTTTATAGTATCTATTTCTTCACCTTTAAGATTTATTTTTACTTTTTTAATTCCATCTAATGTATTAACACTAAACTCTTCTTTTCTWACTATATTATTATCATAAACGAACTTAACAAAACATCTTAATCCGTTTCCACACATAGCAGCTCTACTTCCATCTGCATTATAATAAACCATTTCTATATCACTATTATCAGAATTTTTTACTACAAGTAAACCATCTGCTCCTACAGAAAATCTTCTATGACAAACATTTTTTGCATAATCAGAGTAATCTGATGCATCCTTATTATCAAACCTTCCATCTATAGCTACGAAATCATTGCCTATTCCATGTAACTTCCAAAATTTCATAATTAARCCTCCCCCGTAAATTTAAATTNNNNNNNNNNNNNNNNNNNNNNNNNNNNNNNNNNNNGGAAATTATAAATATATAATTAAATCCTCCTATTCACAATATATGCATATTGTGTAATAATTAATTTATCAAAAGTTTATATAGAAGGGAGAAATATTATGGCTTTAGATGGTTTAGTTATACATTCTATAGTAGATGAATTAAATAACAAGCTTTTGGGTGGTAAAATAGATAAAGTATATCAACCTGAAAATGATGAAGTTGTTTTACATATAAGAAATAATAAAGAAAATTTTAAATTAGTTTTAAGTTGTAGTGCTTCTAATCCTAGAGTTTACTTAGCAAACAACTATAAAAAAGAAAATCCTATTAATGCTCCTATGTTTTGTATGTTATTTAGAAAGTATATTCAGGGTGGAAATATAGTAAGTGTATCTCAAGTAGGTTTTGAAAGAATAATAAAAATTAGTGTTGAGTCTTTAGATGAGTTAAAAGAAAAAACAACTAAAGATATTATAATAGAAATAATGGGAAGACACAGTAATATAATACTTACACATTCACTTGATAATAAAATCATAGATTCTGCAAAAAGAATTCCACCTAGTGTAAGTAGAGTACGTCAAATATTACCTGGTCAAACATATATCTTACCACCTGCCCAAGATAAATTAAATCCTATAGATAATATAGATATTAATTTATTTACAGATACATTAAGTTCTTTTGATGGTTCTATTTTTAAAGGTATATATTCTAAATTCTTAGGGATTAGCCCTGTAATAGCAAAAGAAATATGCTTTAGAGCTAATGTCAATGAAAATACTTTAATTAATGAAATATCTTCTAATGATATAAATGAAGTTTACAAAGAATTCAATAACTTATTTGAAGATATAAAAAATAATACTTATAACCCTAGTATGGTTATAGATGAATCTATTGATAAAGTTTTAGATTTTAGTTGTATAAACTTAAGTCAATTTAGTAATTTATCTATTATAAATGATGATAGTATGTCTAAAATATTAGAAAACTATTATGCAACTAAAGATATTAAAGATAGAATACACCAACGTTCTTCAGATCTTAGAAAAAGTATTTCTATAAAACTAGATAGACTTTATAATAAGTTAAATAAACAAGAAAAAGAATTAATAGATTCCGAAAATGCAGACATATATAAAGTTAAAGGTGAGCTAATTACATCATACATATATATGATAGAAAAAGGTATGGAAAGTGTCGAGGTTCCTAATTTTTATGACCCTGAATACAAAAACATAAAAATATCTTTAAATAAGAATCTTACACCTTCTGAAAATGCACAAAAATACTTTAAAAAGTATAATAAAATGAAAACTGCAAAAAAAGAAATTACATCTCAAATGGAAATTACTAAAGAAGAAGTAAACTACTTAGAAAATATTCTTCTTAGCATAGAAAACTGTGAAAATATAGCTGAGCTAATGGATATAAGAGAAGAACTTACAAAAGTAGGATACTTAAGAGGTAAGGTTAATAGTAAAAAAGAAATTAAACTTACTACTAAACCACATGAGTTTATAAGTTCAGATGGATTTAAAATTTTAGTTGGAAAAAATAATAAACAAAATGATCATCTGACATTAAAAGTAGCCTCTAATGATGATATTTGGATGCATACTAAAAATATACCTGGCTCTCACGTTATTATAAAAACAGAAGGAAAAGAAGTTTCTGATGAAACTATATTTGAGGGTGCAATGCTTGCTGCATACTTTAGTAAGTCTAAACTATCATCTCAAGTTCCAGTTGATTATACCAAAAAGAAAAATATAAAGAAACCTAATGGTGCAAAACCTGGAATGGTTATTTATGAAACTAATCACACTATCTATGTAACTCCAACAGAAGAGTTAGTAGCTAAATTAAAAATCAAATCAGAAAGTATATAAAAAAATAGCTAATCTAATTAGATTAGCTATTTTTTATCTATTTAACAAGTTTATTATATTCTTCTTCAGTTCTAGGTATTTTTATTTCACCATTTTTTATCTTTTCAGCTTCTTTATTAGCATAATCCATTACATCTTCTGGTAATAAGTTGTTTTCTGATATTTTTTAATCTTCATTGTCTTTCTCTTTACGATGTTTTGTGAACTTTTTTTATTATTTTATATTTTATTTTTTAAAGTATCTACTAATGTAATTTTATTATATTTTTTTTAATAAAAATACCTAGATATAGGTATCAATTAACCTTATATCTAGGTATTTAAATTTATCTTACGCAGTTGTTATTTTAGAATTAACTAATTTTTTATCTTCTTTTCTATCCTTATTTGTATTATTTAATAATATATTTAATATTATACCTACTATGGCAGCTAAACTAAGTCCTGTTATTGTTACATCTTGTGTAACTGGTATACCTATAACTATCCCTTTATTGCTTAAATAAGTAGTTCCTAAACCTATTATCATTATTGTTGCTATTACAATTATATTTTTTTTGTCCTTTACACACTCACTATCTTTTACAGTCTTAACCCCAACTAAAGTTATCATAGAGAATAATAATATACTTATTCCTCCCATAACAGCTGTTGGTATACTCTGTAAAAATCCTCCAAACTTTCCTATACAAGATAAAACTATTGCAAATACAGCTGTTCTTCTAAGTAATGATGGATCATAATTTTTAGTTAGTGCAAGTACTGCTGTATTTTCTCCATAAGTAGTATTTGCTGGTCCACCTAAAAATCCTGCTACTATTGTAGCTAAACCATCTCCAAGTAAAGTTTTATTTAAACCTGGGTTTTCTAAGAAGTTTTTACCTACTACTGCACCATTTGTAGTCATATCTCCTATATGTTCCATGAAAACTGCTAAAACAACTGGTGCTATTATAACTATAGCTTCTACACTAAACTTTGGTAATGTAAACTTTGGTATTTCAAATAAACTTGCTTGAGCTATAGTTGATATATCAACTAATCCTAATACTAAACTTAATACATATCCGATTATAACTGCTATTAATATTCCTAATTGTTTTATAAATCCTTTAGCGAAAGTATTTATAATAAGTGCTATAGCTAAYGTTATTCCTGCTATTATTATATTATTTGATGCCATATCAAATGCTGTTGGTAATAAATTAAGACCTATGACTGCTATCATTGCTCCTGTTACTTGAGGTGGAAAATATTTTTTTATTTTTTCTACACCTACAAATTTTATTACAAATGATAACATTACATAAATTAGACCTGCAACCATTATACCACCTTGAGCGTAAGCTAAATCTCCATTAAAAGCTTCTTTTACTGCTAAGATTAATGGTATAAATGCAAAACTTGAACCTAAAAATACTGGTACTTTACCTCCTGTACATAAGTGGAATATTAGTGTTCCTATCCCTGCACAAAAGATTGCAACTGAAGGGTTAAATCCTGTTAATATTGGAACTAATACTGTAGCTCCAAACATTGCTAATAAATGTTGTAATGATAATACTGTTTTTTTCATAAAAACCTCCCATAATTTTTTAGGGAGAATTTCTTCTCCCTTTTTCAGCATCTCTGTACTGAATTAAAAGGCAATATTTATTTATATAAATTTATGCTTTTATTCGTTTATTGTTACTGAATCTTGATCATCAATTTCTGATAATTTTACTGATATTATTTCATCTTTTGATGTTGGTACATTTTTTCCTACATAATCAGCTCTTATAGGTAATTCTCTATGACCTCTATCAACTAAAACTGCAAGTTGTATAGCTTTAGGTCTACCTATATCTATAACTGCATCTAATGCACTTCTAACTGTTCTTCCTGTATACAAAACATCATCAACTAATATAACTATTTTATCATTTATATTAAAATCTATATTAGAACCGTTTATAACTGGATCTACATTTACTTCTTTTAAATCATCTCTATATAAAGTTATATCTATTTGTCCTGTATTTATTTTACTTCCTTCTATTTGTTCTATTTTTTTACTTATCCTATTTGCTATAGGAACACCTCTAGTCTTTACTCCTACTAGAACAACATCTTCTATACCTTTGTTTCTTTCTATTATTTCATGACTTATTCTTGTTATAGCTCTACCAATTGCTTTTTCATCCATTAATTGGGCCTTTTCTTTCATTTGTGACCTCCTAGTAATTTGAGTAAAATTTAAAAAGCTTCTCATCATAAGACAAGAAGCTGTATATACAAACATGCTTAATAAAAATACAATTATAGTATTCTTCTTGCCTTATGATATCTCTGTATCATTTAAAGGTATACGTTTATTATAATCATTATATATTTATCTATTATATATTTCAAGTATTATTTCAGTTTATTTAATATATCTTTGAAATATTTTGGTAATTCTGAATCAAATTCTACATACTCTTTAGTTGAAGGATGTATAAATCCTAGTTTTTTAGCATGTAAAGTTTGTCCTTTTAGCTTAAATTTATTATTTTTAGGTCCATACACTTCATCTCCTAAAAGTGGATGATTTATTGAAAGTGCATGAACTCTAATTTGGTGAGTTCTTCCTGTTTCAAGTCTAGCTTTCATATGTGTAAAGTTTTCATATCTTTGAATAACTTCAAAGTGAGTTACTGCATTTTTTCCTTCTTTTACAACAGCCATCTTTAATCTATCCTTAGGATTTCTTCCTATTGGTTTATTAACAGTTATTTTATCTTCTTTTACAACACCATGACATATAAATTGATACTCTCTTGTAATTGAATGATCTTTTAACTGTTCTGCCAAACTATTATGTGAATTGTTATTTTTAGCTATCATTAAAAGTCCTGATGTATCCTTATCAATTCTATGAACTATACCTGGTCTTATAACTCCATTTATAGATGATAAGTTATCTTTACAATGATATAAAATTGCATTTACTAATGTACCTTCATAATTTCCTGGCGCAGGGTGAACAACCATATCTTGAGGTTTATTTACAATAAGCACATCATCATCTTCATATACTATATCTATAGGTATATCTTGTGGAGTAACCTCTAATAATTTTGGTTCTGGTATTTCAATAGTTATTTTATCATCTTCTTTTACTATATACTTAGCTTTTTCTATTTTATTATTAACAGCTACTTTTTTATCTTTTATTATTTTTTGTATATAACTTCTAGACATATCTCCTAACTGTTGTGAAAGATATACATCTAATCTATCGCCTTCTTCTTCATCTATTACTAAAAATTCTTTTATTTCGTCCATTTTTACACCTACTTCTGATTTTCTTTATTGTCATCATAAAATAATATATATATGCATAAAAGTATTGTACCTAATACTACAAATATATCAGCTATATTAAATACATATTCCCATATTATCCTAAAATCAAAATAATCAACTACAAAACCTAATCTTACTCTATCTATTAGATTACCTAATGCGCCAGATATTATAAGTAATATAGAAACTTTTCCAAGTGTATTTACTTTTTTCGTATGTAAATAATATAATCCGTATATAGAAGCTAAAAGTGCAACTATTATAAATATTATTTGATTATTTTGAAGCATTCCAAATGCTGCACCTCTATTTTCTACATATGTAAGATGAAACATATCTTGTATTATTGGTATGCTTCCTATATTTTTTAAATATTTTAATGCTAATATCTTTGATACTTGATCTATACCTATTAATAATAGTACGATTAATTCATATATCAATATATTTTCCTCCCAACTAGTTATATATTATATATTATACAAAAAAAAGCTTCCTAATTGGAAGCTTATATTATTATTTTTGAATTGGTTGCTCTTTGTCCATATGTTCTATAAGTTCTGATACTGTAACAAATTTATATCCCATTTCTTTTAACTTAGGTATAACTATCTCTAATGCCTGTATAGTTTGAGACCTTTCATTTCTTAAATTATTATAATCATGTAAAAGTATTATTGTTCCATTTTGAACTTTAGATGTTATAGTATCTACTATATAACTAACACCTGGGTTTGACCAATCTCTAGGATCTAAATTAGACCATAGAATAATATTCATATCTTTTTGTTTTATTATATTACACATATCTTTACTTATTGCTCTATAAGGTGGTCTAAACAGTGTTGGCTCTTCGCCTATAACTTTTTTTACAGCTTGTTGTGTATCATTTATCTCTTTATATATATCTTCATATTTTCTTTTAGAAACATTTATGTGAGTAAATGTATGATTTCCTATTTCATGTCCTTCTTCATACTCTCTTTTTAAAATTTCTGGATTCCACCCTACATTTTCTCCTACTACAAAGAATGTTGCCCTTATATCATTTTTCTTTAAAATGTCTAAAACCTGTGGTGTAAAATCCTTATCTGGCCCATCATCAAAAGTTAACGCAATTATTTTTTCATCATAATTTCCATGTTTTATTATTATATCCTCATAATCATTCATTATATCGTTGCTTACACTTAGAGTTTCTAAACCTCTATCTTCATTATATTTATAAATATATACTCCTATAATTAAAAGTAAAGCTAAACAAATTTGAATGACTACTTTTTTCATAACACATACCTCTTTTCTTAAGACTAATCTCTATCTGATTCATCATTAGGCATTTTATTCATTCCATTTAATTCTATAGCTGTTTCATCATCATAAAACAGGTGCCATGAATTTATTAAATTTTGATTTTCTTCTTTACTTGTCAAATGTAAATCGGGTTGATTTTTAGCACAATGTGAACATAGATTAGTTTCAGGTAATATATCTAACCTATCTTCATCTATCTTATTATGGCAAACATCACATATACCATAAGTACCATTCTCTATTTTATATAACGCATCTTCAATATTATTTAATCTTCCTTCCTCATGATTAGTTAGACTATTTTGCATATTTTGCATATATACCTCTGTTCCCATATCTGCTGGATGATTATCATAGCTTGATAATTCTCCCGAAGTATATCTTTCGCTAGTATGATTTGTAGTATTTCCAAAAAGAGTGTTATCTCTCATTTCACTTATTAGACCAGTTAAATTTTCTTTTTCTTTTAAAAGTTTTTCTTTATATTTATTTATATTCATATTTATCTACCCTTTCTATATTCATCTACTATATTCATAAGTTTTGCTATGAATTCTCCTATTACAGGTAAATCTACCCATGTACTTAATAAATAAAGTACTAATCCAGCTAATAGCGTGAAACCTATTGCTTGACCAAATCCCTTCCCTAATCCAGCTACAAAATTTATTAAAAATAACCTTCTTTTACTATCTGTTAACATCATATAATCCCTAATTCTACTTCTCTCAATTATTAAAATTAATCTTTCTAAGTATCTTCTTATAAGACCTAAATCTTCCGTTGTCATTTCACATAAATTTAGTTCATTCATAAATTTATCAAGATTTTTCATATTTATAGTATTCTGATTTTCTATATCATTATCTTCTTTATCTTCTTTATACTTAATATTCCTCACTTCCTTTTTATAAAAAGATAATACATGAATATTATGTGNNNNNNNNNNNNNNAACTTTTTATTYGAAATAAAAAAAGAGTTGAATTATTATTTCAACTCTTTTTTATCATTTATTTTATAAGAATTTTCTTTCTATTAATCCAACTTTCTTATAAACTTTTCTTAAAGTTTTTCTAGCTTGTCTTTCTGCCTTATCTGCACCTATAGCATATACTTTTTCTAAATAATCTTTATTATTTAAAAGGTCATTATACTGCTCTCTTATAGGTCTTAAGCTCTCTACTATAACTTCTGCTACATCTTCTTTGAATATTCCATATCCTTTGCCTTCATACATAGCTACTAATTCTTCTATAGATTTATTACCTAATTTAGAATATATCTCTAATAAGTTCTTTATTCCTGGTTGATCATCATTGTAGCTTATAACTCCTAATGAATCTGTAACACTTCTTTTTATTTTTCTTCTTATAGTATCTGCATCATCTGCTAAAAGTATAAATGCATTTTCATTTTCATCAGACTTACTCATTTTTTTAGTAGGTTCTTGTAAACTCATTACTCTACCTACTTCTTTTGGTATATATGGTTCTGGTATTTTAAATGTAGGTGAATATCTATTATTAAATCTAGCTGCTAAATCTCTAGCTAGTTCTAAATGTTGCTTTTGGTCTTCTCCTACTGGCACTAAATCAGTTTGATATAAAAGTATATCTGCTGCCATAAGTACTGGATAAGTAAATAACCCTGCATTTAAGTTTGCTTCACTTTTTTGTGATTTATCTTTAAATTGAGTCATTCTACTTAACTCACCCATATAAGTCATTGTATTTAATATCCACATAAGCTCTGCATGTGCACTTACATGTGATTGTATAAATATCGTATTTTTTTCTGGGTCTAATCCACAAGCTAAGTATTGAGCTAATAATTGCATAGTATTTGCTCTTAAATTTTTAGCTTCTTGTGGTACTGTTATTGCATGTAAATCAACAACACTGTAAAAACAATCATACTCATCTTG
Coding sequences within it:
- the trpS gene encoding tryptophan--tRNA ligase, with product MSEKKIIFSGAQPSGKMTLGNYLGAIQNWTKLQDEYDCFYSVVDLHAITVPQEAKNLRANTMQLLAQYLACGLDPEKNTIFIQSHVSAHAELMWILNTMTYMGELSRMTQFKDKSQKSEANLNAGLFTYPVLMAADILLYQTDLVPVGEDQKQHLELARDLAARFNNRYSPTFKIPEPYIPKEVGRVMSLQEPTKKMSKSDENENAFILLADDADTIRRKIKRSVTDSLGVISYNDDQPGIKNLLEIYSKLGNKSIEELVAMYEGKGYGIFKEDVAEVIVESLRPIREQYNDLLNNKDYLEKVYAIGADKAERQARKTLRKVYKKVGLIERKFL
- a CDS encoding uracil-xanthine permease family protein, with protein sequence MKKTVLSLQHLLAMFGATVLVPILTGFNPSVAIFCAGIGTLIFHLCTGGKVPVFLGSSFAFIPLILAVKEAFNGDLAYAQGGIMVAGLIYVMLSFVIKFVGVEKIKKYFPPQVTGAMIAVIGLNLLPTAFDMASNNIIIAGITLAIALIINTFAKGFIKQLGILIAVIIGYVLSLVLGLVDISTIAQASLFEIPKFTLPKFSVEAIVIIAPVVLAVFMEHIGDMTTNGAVVGKNFLENPGLNKTLLGDGLATIVAGFLGGPANTTYGENTAVLALTKNYDPSLLRRTAVFAIVLSCIGKFGGFLQSIPTAVMGGISILLFSMITLVGVKTVKDSECVKDKKNIIVIATIMIIGLGTTYLSNKGIVIGIPVTQDVTITGLSLAAIVGIILNILLNNTNKDRKEDKKLVNSKITTA
- the lspA gene encoding signal peptidase II, whose amino-acid sequence is MIYELIVLLLIGIDQVSKILALKYLKNIGSIPIIQDMFHLTYVENRGAAFGMLQNNQIIFIIVALLASIYGLYYLHTKKVNTLGKVSILLIISGALGNLIDRVRLGFVVDYFDFRIIWEYVFNIADIFVVLGTILLCIYILFYDDNKENQK
- the pyrR gene encoding bifunctional pyr operon transcriptional regulator/uracil phosphoribosyltransferase PyrR — protein: MKEKAQLMDEKAIGRAITRISHEIIERNKGIEDVVLVGVKTRGVPIANRISKKIEQIEGSKINTGQIDITLYRDDLKEVNVDPVINGSNIDFNINDKIVILVDDVLYTGRTVRSALDAVIDIGRPKAIQLAVLVDRGHRELPIRADYVGKNVPTSKDEIISVKLSEIDDQDSVTINE
- a CDS encoding polysaccharide deacetylase family protein — translated: MKKVVIQICLALLLIIGVYIYKYNEDRGLETLSVSNDIMNDYEDIIIKHGNYDEKIIALTFDDGPDKDFTPQVLDILKKNDIRATFFVVGENVGWNPEILKREYEEGHEIGNHTFTHINVSKRKYEDIYKEINDTQQAVKKVIGEEPTLFRPPYRAISKDMCNIIKQKDMNIILWSNLDPRDWSNPGVSYIVDTITSKVQNGTIILLHDYNNLRNERSQTIQALEIVIPKLKEMGYKFVTVSELIEHMDKEQPIQK
- a CDS encoding TraR/DksA C4-type zinc finger protein, whose translation is MNINKYKEKLLKEKENLTGLISEMRDNTLFGNTTNHTSERYTSGELSSYDNHPADMGTEVYMQNMQNSLTNHEEGRLNNIEDALYKIENGTYGICDVCHNKIDEDRLDILPETNLCSHCAKNQPDLHLTSKEENQNLINSWHLFYDDETAIELNGMNKMPNDESDRD
- a CDS encoding RluA family pseudouridine synthase — translated: MDEIKEFLVIDEEEGDRLDVYLSQQLGDMSRSYIQKIIKDKKVAVNNKIEKAKYIVKEDDKITIEIPEPKLLEVTPQDIPIDIVYEDDDVLIVNKPQDMVVHPAPGNYEGTLVNAILYHCKDNLSSINGVIRPGIVHRIDKDTSGLLMIAKNNNSHNSLAEQLKDHSITREYQFICHGVVKEDKITVNKPIGRNPKDRLKMAVVKEGKNAVTHFEVIQRYENFTHMKARLETGRTHQIRVHALSINHPLLGDEVYGPKNNKFKLKGQTLHAKKLGFIHPSTKEYVEFDSELPKYFKDILNKLK
- a CDS encoding DUF5665 domain-containing protein, which produces HNIHVLSFYKKEVRNIKYKEDKEDNDIENQNTINMKNLDKFMNELNLCEMTTEDLGLIRRYLERLILIIERSRIRDYMMLTDSKRRLFLINFVAGLGKGFGQAIGFTLLAGLVLYLLSTWVDLPVIGEFIAKLMNIVDEYRKGR